In Calothrix sp. PCC 7507, one DNA window encodes the following:
- a CDS encoding methionine gamma-lyase family protein, which translates to MNSLEQLRQAEQALLEIFSGIDTQVKQNLQKVLNAFRHHRVGAHHFAGVSGYGHDDLGRETLDKVFAEAMDAEAAAVRVQFVSGTHAIACALFGVLRPGNELLAVAGAPYDTLEEVIGLRGHGQGSLIEFGIKYRQLDLTPVGTIDWQALSNSVNENTHLVLIQRSCGYSWRPSLSIAEIEKIVHIVKQQNPQTVCFVDNCYGEFIETREPTAVGADLMAGSLIKNPGGTIVTAGGYVAGRADLVEAAACRLTAPGIGSYGGATFDQNRLLFQGLFLAPQMVGEAMKGTHLTGYVFDKLGYPVNPAPLAPRRDVIQAIKLGSAEKLIAFCKAVQQNSPIGSYLDPIPDAMPGYESQVVMAGGTFIEGSTLEFSADGPLREPYVVYCQGGTHWTHVAIALEAAIASVGINNT; encoded by the coding sequence ATGAACAGCTTAGAACAGCTGCGGCAAGCAGAACAGGCACTGTTAGAGATTTTTTCTGGAATTGACACTCAGGTCAAGCAGAATCTACAAAAAGTGCTGAACGCCTTTCGTCATCATCGTGTAGGGGCGCACCACTTTGCAGGTGTAAGTGGCTACGGACACGACGATTTAGGACGAGAAACTTTAGATAAAGTTTTTGCCGAAGCGATGGATGCCGAAGCGGCAGCAGTAAGGGTACAGTTTGTTTCAGGAACTCACGCGATCGCTTGTGCCTTATTTGGTGTACTCCGTCCTGGAAATGAACTGTTAGCAGTGGCTGGCGCTCCCTACGATACACTTGAAGAAGTCATTGGTTTACGGGGTCATGGACAAGGTTCCCTAATTGAGTTTGGCATAAAATACCGCCAATTGGACTTAACCCCAGTAGGAACAATCGATTGGCAAGCCTTAAGCAATAGCGTCAATGAAAACACCCATTTAGTATTAATTCAACGTTCTTGCGGCTATTCCTGGCGACCGAGTTTATCCATTGCCGAAATCGAGAAAATTGTCCACATAGTCAAACAACAAAATCCCCAAACCGTTTGCTTCGTAGATAATTGCTATGGCGAATTCATCGAAACCAGAGAACCCACCGCAGTTGGCGCCGACTTAATGGCGGGGTCATTAATTAAAAATCCTGGTGGTACCATTGTCACCGCAGGCGGCTATGTTGCTGGTCGCGCCGACCTAGTAGAAGCCGCCGCCTGTCGCCTAACAGCACCCGGTATCGGTAGTTATGGCGGTGCTACCTTTGACCAAAATCGGCTTTTATTCCAAGGGTTATTTCTAGCACCGCAGATGGTAGGCGAGGCGATGAAAGGAACTCACCTGACTGGTTATGTATTTGACAAACTGGGTTATCCAGTCAATCCCGCACCTCTAGCACCGCGTCGAGATGTAATTCAAGCAATCAAACTGGGTTCCGCCGAAAAACTGATTGCTTTCTGTAAAGCTGTACAACAAAATTCTCCCATTGGTTCCTATTTAGACCCAATTCCCGATGCAATGCCAGGGTATGAGAGTCAAGTAGTCATGGCTGGGGGGACATTTATTGAGGGTAGTACCTTAGAATTTTCTGCAGATGGGCCTTTGCGTGAGCCGTATGTAGTGTATTGCCAAGGGGGGACACATTGGACTCATGTGGCGATCGCATTGGAGGCAGCGATCGCATCTGTGGGAATAAATAATACATGA
- a CDS encoding 4-Cys prefix domain-containing protein, with the protein MGKLNTDTSADKFPNMLYCANSNCSHPFNPDHNKFCIK; encoded by the coding sequence ATGGGAAAACTTAACACAGACACATCTGCTGATAAATTCCCCAATATGCTTTACTGTGCCAATTCCAACTGCTCGCATCCCTTTAACCCGGATCATAATAAGTTTTGCATCAAGTGA
- a CDS encoding NAD-binding protein translates to MKPRIIVCGLGRTGYKIFRLLRQQGAFVVGVHHQPIPGEASGDVIIGELHAAATLTAAGIQQAHTLVIAGGDDAVNLSILMQARTLNPLIRIINRFYNTNLSERLDQTLADHLSMSVVGLAAPVFTFAALGSRAIGQIKLFQQTWPIQEEYIHDNHPWLGWKLSDLWEDASRMLIYYLPVKGEIDLVSAVLTGQELKIGDRLIIGIQPRIRPQRKSWLRKLLKVCTSLQQFQKHAQSVVVVAAVLLVIILLATLTYVSGNIKISFVDALYFAVGMITGAGGNDKVVENAPNSIKLFTVVMMLVGAAVIGIWYAMLTDFILGNRFKQFWDAARIPQRSHYIVCGLSGIGIRIVQQLHASGQEVVVIETDANNRFVHTARGLGIPVIQGDASFRTTLKFSNIDTAAAVLAVTSNDAVNLEIALKAKVLTPSIPVIVHYADPDFAGMAQQVFDFEAVLSPAELAAPAFAAAALGGRILGNGITADSLWVAFATMITTIHPFCGQLVKDVAMSADFVPLYVETSCQTFHGWNLLETQLSPGDILYLTMPANRLYQLWREDHVSDEAHAYT, encoded by the coding sequence ATGAAACCCCGAATCATTGTTTGTGGCTTAGGACGTACCGGATATAAGATTTTTCGTCTCCTGAGACAACAGGGAGCATTCGTAGTTGGAGTTCATCACCAACCCATCCCTGGCGAAGCTTCCGGAGATGTGATTATTGGCGAGTTACATGCTGCTGCTACTCTCACAGCAGCAGGAATTCAGCAGGCACACACTTTAGTAATTGCTGGAGGTGATGACGCTGTCAACTTGTCAATTTTGATGCAAGCCCGGACACTGAATCCTTTGATTCGGATTATCAACCGCTTTTATAATACAAATTTAAGTGAGCGTCTGGATCAGACTTTGGCAGATCACTTGAGTATGAGTGTTGTCGGTTTAGCAGCACCAGTATTCACCTTTGCCGCGTTGGGAAGTCGAGCGATCGGACAAATCAAATTATTTCAACAAACCTGGCCAATTCAGGAAGAATATATTCACGACAATCATCCGTGGCTAGGTTGGAAGCTGAGTGATTTATGGGAAGATGCCTCACGGATGCTGATTTATTATCTACCAGTGAAAGGCGAGATAGATTTGGTATCTGCGGTGTTGACTGGACAAGAATTAAAAATAGGCGATCGCCTCATCATTGGTATCCAACCCCGCATCCGTCCTCAGCGCAAATCATGGCTCCGAAAACTTCTCAAAGTCTGCACCAGTTTACAGCAGTTTCAAAAACACGCTCAATCAGTGGTAGTAGTGGCAGCCGTTCTACTAGTCATCATTTTACTTGCCACACTTACTTATGTTTCGGGTAATATCAAAATCTCATTTGTCGATGCTTTATATTTTGCAGTTGGCATGATTACCGGCGCCGGCGGTAATGACAAAGTAGTAGAAAATGCTCCTAACAGTATTAAGTTATTCACTGTGGTGATGATGCTGGTTGGCGCAGCGGTGATTGGTATTTGGTACGCCATGCTCACCGATTTTATTCTGGGAAATCGCTTCAAGCAATTTTGGGACGCAGCCCGCATTCCCCAGCGAAGTCACTACATCGTCTGTGGGTTAAGTGGTATCGGCATCAGAATTGTGCAACAACTCCACGCCAGTGGACAAGAAGTAGTAGTCATTGAAACCGACGCCAACAATAGATTTGTCCACACCGCCAGGGGATTGGGCATTCCCGTCATTCAGGGCGATGCCAGTTTCCGCACAACACTTAAATTTAGTAACATAGACACTGCTGCAGCAGTACTTGCTGTCACCAGTAACGATGCAGTTAATCTAGAGATTGCCCTCAAAGCAAAAGTTTTGACACCAAGTATCCCAGTCATTGTGCATTATGCCGATCCTGATTTTGCCGGCATGGCGCAACAAGTATTTGATTTTGAAGCAGTATTAAGTCCCGCTGAACTAGCAGCCCCAGCCTTTGCTGCTGCTGCACTAGGAGGACGCATCCTTGGCAATGGTATCACCGCCGATAGTCTTTGGGTAGCCTTTGCCACCATGATCACCACGATACATCCCTTTTGCGGTCAACTAGTCAAAGATGTAGCTATGTCTGCTGACTTTGTACCCTTGTACGTAGAAACGAGCTGCCAAACCTTTCACGGCTGGAATTTGCTAGAAACTCAACTTAGTCCTGGGGATATTTTATATTTGACCATGCCAGCAAATCGCTTATATCAGTTGTGGCGTGAAGATCACGTCTCCGATGAAGCACATGCTTACACTTAA
- a CDS encoding fatty acid desaturase, with the protein MSSNTINLNHIQSAESSQDSTKLPFTLQDLKAAIPAECFQPNVGKSLFYFFRDILIIGLLYAVANYLDSWFFWPIFWLMQGTMFWALFVVGHDCGHQSFSKHKWLNDLVGHLSHTPILVPYHGWRISHRTHHKNTGNIDNDESWYPVTESQYNEMPSAQKIGRYYAFLLAYPVYLFKRSPNKEGSHFSPSSPLFKPAEKWDIITSTTFLIGMVALLGFLTYQWGWLWLLKNYAAPYIVFVIWLDLVTFLHHTEPELPWYRGEDWTFLKGAISSIDRDYGLVNHIHHDIGTHVAHHIFLNIPHYNLLQATEAIKPVMGEYFHKSEEPIWKSLWRSAISCHFVPDAGGQVYYTSNNK; encoded by the coding sequence GTGTCTTCAAATACCATCAATCTCAACCATATCCAGAGTGCTGAATCATCTCAAGATTCAACAAAATTACCTTTTACTCTGCAAGATTTAAAAGCTGCTATTCCTGCTGAATGCTTTCAGCCAAATGTGGGTAAGTCACTTTTCTACTTCTTTCGTGACATCCTGATTATTGGGCTGCTTTATGCAGTTGCTAATTACCTGGACTCTTGGTTTTTCTGGCCAATTTTTTGGCTAATGCAAGGAACAATGTTTTGGGCTTTGTTTGTAGTTGGTCATGATTGTGGACACCAATCTTTTTCTAAGCATAAATGGCTGAATGATTTAGTTGGGCATTTATCCCACACACCGATTCTTGTTCCTTATCACGGTTGGCGGATTAGCCACAGAACTCACCACAAAAATACTGGCAATATTGATAATGATGAAAGCTGGTATCCTGTAACAGAATCACAGTATAACGAAATGCCTTCGGCGCAAAAGATAGGTCGATATTATGCATTTTTGTTGGCTTATCCAGTGTATTTATTCAAGCGTTCTCCTAATAAAGAAGGTTCTCACTTTTCCCCTAGTAGCCCGCTTTTTAAACCTGCAGAAAAATGGGATATTATCACTAGCACTACATTCTTAATTGGGATGGTGGCTTTGCTGGGTTTCCTTACCTATCAATGGGGTTGGTTGTGGTTGCTGAAAAATTATGCAGCACCTTACATCGTGTTTGTAATTTGGCTAGATTTGGTGACATTTTTACACCACACTGAACCCGAACTTCCTTGGTATCGCGGTGAAGATTGGACTTTCCTTAAGGGTGCTATTTCTAGCATTGACCGGGATTATGGTTTAGTCAATCACATCCATCATGATATCGGTACTCATGTTGCTCATCACATATTCTTGAATATCCCTCACTACAATTTGTTGCAAGCAACTGAAGCAATTAAACCAGTCATGGGTGAATACTTCCATAAATCTGAGGAACCAATTTGGAAATCTTTATGGCGTTCAGCTATTAGCTGTCATTTCGTTCCCGATGCTGGTGGACAGGTTTACTATACGTCTAATAATAAGTAA
- a CDS encoding formylglycine-generating enzyme family protein: MSKPGESLYFLTLMLILCVAMPAVVCANALLFINPTAFAATLNPCPQGMVLIPGGKFQMGSDNSGFVEERSPGDVTVTNFCIDQYEVTNPQFAAFVKATGYVTVAERPLSPEQFPDLPDEQRLPGSLVFEMAKPGVKEVSFLSWWHWTTGANWQHPFGKESAIANKSNYPVVHIAYEDALAYAKWSGKSLPTEAQWEYAARGGLDGKTYAWGDQYSEKKANTWQGIFPFFNTKADGYTEIAPVGSFAPNGYGLYDMTGNVWEWTADLFQVGHDYKSHQINPIALNQSFDPKKPNESALHVIKGGSYLCAPNYCSRFRPAARESESPDTGTTHIGFRLVKNLPSSTLPLMRKNNGKTD, translated from the coding sequence ATGTCAAAGCCAGGGGAAAGTTTGTATTTTTTAACATTAATGTTGATTTTATGTGTGGCGATGCCTGCGGTGGTCTGCGCCAACGCACTCTTATTCATCAATCCGACTGCATTTGCAGCCACACTCAATCCCTGTCCTCAAGGAATGGTGCTGATTCCAGGAGGTAAGTTCCAAATGGGGTCTGATAATTCTGGTTTTGTGGAAGAGCGATCGCCTGGAGATGTAACGGTGACTAACTTCTGTATTGATCAATATGAGGTGACTAATCCACAGTTTGCTGCATTTGTCAAAGCTACAGGATACGTGACAGTTGCAGAGCGCCCTTTATCTCCAGAACAGTTTCCCGATTTACCCGATGAGCAACGATTACCGGGTTCCTTGGTATTTGAGATGGCAAAGCCAGGTGTCAAAGAAGTTTCCTTTCTGAGTTGGTGGCATTGGACGACTGGGGCGAATTGGCAACATCCCTTTGGGAAAGAAAGTGCAATCGCCAACAAATCCAACTACCCAGTTGTTCACATAGCTTATGAAGATGCTCTAGCGTATGCCAAATGGTCAGGAAAATCTCTCCCCACCGAAGCCCAATGGGAATACGCCGCCCGTGGGGGCTTGGATGGAAAAACCTACGCTTGGGGCGATCAATACTCTGAGAAAAAAGCCAACACTTGGCAAGGAATTTTTCCCTTTTTCAACACCAAAGCCGATGGTTACACAGAGATTGCGCCAGTCGGCTCCTTTGCACCTAATGGTTATGGACTCTATGACATGACCGGCAATGTGTGGGAATGGACTGCTGATTTATTTCAAGTGGGACATGACTACAAATCCCATCAAATTAATCCCATTGCCTTAAATCAAAGCTTCGATCCCAAAAAGCCCAATGAGTCAGCGTTACACGTCATCAAGGGGGGATCATATCTCTGCGCTCCCAATTACTGTAGCCGCTTCCGTCCGGCAGCACGGGAATCAGAATCACCTGATACGGGAACTACTCATATTGGGTTTCGGCTAGTTAAAAATTTGCCTTCCAGCACACTACCTTTGATGAGGAAAAATAATGGCAAAACTGACTGA
- a CDS encoding Coenzyme F420 hydrogenase/dehydrogenase, beta subunit C-terminal domain has product MTSLSPHKKAKALKPTSRRPAKELCSECGLCDTYYIHYVKSACAFINQQIGELETQTHTRPRNLDNPDELYFGVHQDMMAARKQEPIEGAQWTGIVSSIAIEMLNRGIVEGVVCVQNTKEDRFQPMPVIARTPEEILAARVNKPTLSPNLSVLEQIEQSGMKRLLVIGVGCQIQALRAVEKQLGLEKLYVLGTPCVDNVTRAGLQKFLETTSRSPDTVVHYEFMQDFRVHFKHEDGSTETVPFFGLKTNKLKDVFAPSCMSCFDYVNSLADLVVGYMGAPFGWQWIVVRNDTGKEMLDLVKDQIDTQPVMSQGNRKEAVQQSIPAYDKGVTLPMWAAKLMGVVIEKIGPKGLEYARFSIDSHFTRNYLYVKRNYGEKLEAHVPEFAKRIVGQYKLPEE; this is encoded by the coding sequence ATGACCTCCCTTTCTCCTCACAAAAAAGCCAAAGCCTTAAAACCCACCAGCCGCCGCCCAGCCAAAGAACTCTGTAGCGAGTGCGGACTGTGCGATACATACTACATTCATTACGTCAAATCAGCCTGCGCCTTCATCAACCAACAAATCGGCGAACTCGAAACCCAAACCCACACCCGTCCCCGCAACCTCGACAACCCTGACGAACTCTACTTTGGTGTTCATCAAGACATGATGGCGGCGCGGAAACAAGAACCCATCGAAGGCGCCCAATGGACAGGTATCGTCAGCAGCATAGCCATTGAAATGCTGAATCGCGGCATAGTTGAAGGTGTTGTTTGTGTGCAAAATACCAAAGAAGACCGCTTCCAACCCATGCCAGTCATCGCCCGTACCCCCGAAGAAATACTAGCAGCGCGGGTAAATAAACCAACACTATCCCCCAATCTCTCAGTATTAGAACAGATAGAACAATCCGGGATGAAACGGCTATTAGTAATTGGCGTTGGTTGCCAAATTCAAGCACTCAGAGCCGTAGAAAAACAACTAGGCTTGGAAAAACTCTATGTTTTAGGTACACCATGCGTAGATAACGTCACCCGCGCCGGACTGCAAAAATTCTTAGAAACCACCAGCCGATCGCCTGATACAGTAGTACACTACGAATTCATGCAAGACTTCCGGGTACACTTCAAACACGAAGACGGTTCCACAGAAACTGTACCCTTCTTCGGTTTAAAAACCAACAAACTCAAAGATGTTTTTGCCCCCTCCTGCATGAGTTGCTTTGATTACGTCAACTCCCTAGCCGATTTAGTTGTTGGCTACATGGGCGCACCCTTCGGTTGGCAGTGGATTGTAGTGAGAAATGATACAGGAAAAGAAATGCTGGATTTAGTCAAAGACCAGATAGACACCCAGCCAGTGATGTCCCAAGGGAATCGCAAAGAAGCCGTACAACAAAGCATACCCGCCTACGATAAAGGTGTGACGTTGCCAATGTGGGCGGCGAAACTTATGGGTGTAGTGATTGAGAAAATTGGACCTAAGGGCTTGGAGTATGCGAGGTTTTCCATTGATTCGCATTTTACCCGAAATTATTTGTATGTGAAGCGGAATTATGGGGAGAAGTTAGAGGCGCATGTGCCGGAGTTTGCCAAGCGTATTGTTGGGCAGTATAAGTTACCGGAGGAGTAG
- a CDS encoding acyl-CoA desaturase — protein sequence MTIANSTKPQINWVNTPFFIFLHLGALFALVPSNFSWNAVGVALFLYWVTGGLGITLGYHRLVTHRSFQTPKWLEYVLVFFGTLACQGGPIEWVGTHRMHHLHSDTEKDPHDSNQGFWWSHMGWLIYNSPTQPEIPRFTKDIVDDPVYQFLQKYFILIQFALAALLLALGGWSFVVWGVFVRIIWVYHCTWLVNSATHKFGYRTHESGDRSTNCWWVAVLVFGEGWHNNHHAFQYSARHGLEWWEIDLTWMTIQLLQALGLATNVKLADKKS from the coding sequence ATGACTATTGCTAACTCAACCAAACCGCAAATTAACTGGGTTAATACCCCGTTTTTCATTTTTTTACACCTCGGTGCTTTGTTTGCTTTGGTTCCTAGTAACTTTAGCTGGAATGCAGTTGGTGTAGCTTTATTTCTTTACTGGGTGACTGGTGGTTTAGGTATTACCCTGGGATATCACCGTCTTGTCACTCACCGTAGTTTTCAAACTCCCAAGTGGTTAGAGTATGTCCTAGTTTTTTTCGGGACTCTCGCCTGTCAAGGAGGACCGATTGAGTGGGTAGGTACACACCGAATGCATCATTTGCACTCGGATACTGAAAAAGACCCCCATGATTCTAATCAGGGTTTCTGGTGGAGCCATATGGGTTGGCTGATTTACAACTCTCCCACTCAACCTGAAATACCTCGTTTCACTAAAGACATTGTGGATGACCCAGTTTATCAGTTTTTACAAAAATATTTCATTTTAATCCAGTTCGCTCTGGCTGCATTGCTATTAGCCCTGGGCGGCTGGTCTTTTGTGGTTTGGGGCGTGTTTGTTCGCATTATCTGGGTTTACCACTGCACTTGGTTAGTCAACAGTGCTACTCATAAGTTTGGTTATCGCACTCATGAATCTGGCGATCGCTCCACTAACTGCTGGTGGGTAGCTGTTTTAGTGTTCGGTGAAGGCTGGCACAATAACCACCATGCTTTTCAATACTCGGCTCGTCACGGCTTGGAATGGTGGGAAATTGATCTAACCTGGATGACAATCCAATTGTTGCAAGCACTGGGACTAGCTACAAATGTAAAACTAGCAGATAAGAAAAGCTAA
- a CDS encoding GUN4 domain-containing protein yields MPTARIPLTRIIISFASSEADTETMAIMLKITHREKQGWLDVQDIKKIPIEDLQTINQLWEKHSGGYFGFRVQMHIWLSVAGTSQADYETWCLFGDRVGWYQDNFWKEYHNLTFSSNTRLGHLPCRVFMTYQGFGDWILRLSSVAERFVNSK; encoded by the coding sequence ATTCCAACTGCTCGCATCCCTTTAACCCGGATCATAATAAGTTTTGCATCAAGTGAGGCAGATACAGAAACTATGGCTATCATGCTCAAGATAACTCATCGAGAAAAACAAGGCTGGCTAGATGTACAAGATATTAAAAAAATTCCTATTGAAGACCTACAAACTATCAATCAACTTTGGGAAAAACACAGTGGTGGATACTTTGGATTTAGAGTTCAGATGCATATCTGGCTCAGTGTCGCAGGAACATCTCAAGCTGACTATGAGACATGGTGTCTTTTTGGGGATCGTGTTGGATGGTATCAAGATAACTTTTGGAAGGAATATCATAATCTAACCTTCTCTTCTAATACTCGATTAGGGCATCTTCCTTGTAGAGTTTTTATGACATATCAAGGGTTTGGTGATTGGATTTTAAGATTATCTTCTGTTGCAGAAAGATTTGTTAACAGTAAATAA
- a CDS encoding MBL fold metallo-hydrolase: MAHLNLRRSENVNGDFYVDTTCIDCDTCRWMSPQVFSRDGEQSVVYHQPTNETERLAALQALLACPTSSIGTVEKPKDIKAAQESFPMLVEENIYHCGYHSEKSYGAASYFIQLASGNILVDSPRFTPPLVKRLEAMGGIRYMYLTHRDDVADHQKFAEHFQCQRILHADDITADTRNVEIQITGVEEFALSPGLLIISVPGHSKGHTVLLYKNKFLFTGDHLAWSEYYHQLAAFHDFCWYSWSEQIKSMQKLANYSFEWVLPGHGRRFHADVDTIRQQMHKCIELMESFSS; encoded by the coding sequence ATGGCTCATTTAAATCTTCGTCGCTCTGAAAATGTTAATGGCGATTTTTATGTGGATACTACCTGCATTGATTGTGATACTTGTCGCTGGATGAGTCCGCAAGTGTTTTCTCGAGATGGTGAACAGTCGGTAGTGTATCATCAACCAACGAATGAGACGGAAAGATTAGCCGCACTACAAGCACTTTTAGCTTGTCCTACTAGTTCTATTGGCACTGTTGAAAAGCCAAAGGATATCAAAGCTGCTCAAGAAAGTTTTCCGATGTTAGTAGAGGAAAATATTTATCATTGTGGCTATCATTCAGAAAAGTCTTATGGCGCTGCTAGCTATTTTATTCAATTAGCATCAGGGAATATTTTGGTGGATTCTCCGCGGTTTACGCCGCCGTTAGTGAAGCGGCTAGAAGCTATGGGTGGAATTCGGTATATGTATTTGACTCACAGGGATGATGTGGCAGATCATCAAAAGTTTGCTGAACATTTTCAGTGTCAGCGCATCCTTCATGCTGATGATATTACTGCAGATACTCGCAATGTGGAAATTCAGATAACTGGTGTTGAAGAATTTGCTTTGTCTCCTGGTTTGCTAATTATTTCGGTTCCCGGTCATAGCAAAGGACACACTGTTTTACTTTATAAAAATAAGTTTCTCTTCACTGGCGACCATCTCGCTTGGTCAGAATATTACCATCAGTTGGCTGCTTTCCATGATTTCTGTTGGTATTCTTGGTCTGAACAAATTAAATCAATGCAGAAGTTGGCTAATTACTCTTTTGAGTGGGTGCTACCAGGTCATGGAAGGAGGTTTCATGCTGATGTTGATACTATACGCCAGCAGATGCACAAGTGTATTGAATTGATGGAAAGCTTTTCTAGTTAA
- a CDS encoding type II toxin-antitoxin system HicB family antitoxin, whose protein sequence is MHKATYELLEDGTFYSEIPDCPGVWANATTLEACREELQDTLEGWIILGLRLGHTLPILDGEVV, encoded by the coding sequence ATGCACAAAGCGACTTATGAGTTGCTTGAGGATGGAACTTTCTATAGCGAAATTCCTGATTGTCCAGGTGTGTGGGCAAATGCTACAACACTAGAAGCTTGTCGGGAAGAGTTACAAGATACTCTTGAAGGATGGATCATTTTAGGATTGCGTTTGGGTCATACTCTACCGATACTTGATGGTGAGGTTGTCTAA
- a CDS encoding GxxExxY protein yields MRFRVVRQQPIPVVYEGVHLEVGFRADLIVEDKVIVELKSVETVHPVHKKQLLTHLRLAEKRLGLLINFGAFLIKDGISRVANGL; encoded by the coding sequence ATGAGATTTCGGGTAGTTCGGCAACAACCCATCCCCGTTGTTTATGAAGGTGTACATTTGGAAGTAGGTTTTCGAGCAGACTTGATAGTTGAAGACAAGGTAATTGTGGAACTCAAATCTGTAGAAACGGTGCATCCAGTACATAAAAAGCAACTTCTAACTCACCTTCGCCTTGCTGAAAAACGCCTTGGCCTACTCATTAACTTCGGAGCCTTCCTGATTAAAGACGGTATTTCCCGCGTTGCAAATGGCTTGTAA
- a CDS encoding DUF29 family protein, translating into MEELLILKELLHEGKVSEALELVEELEEMSKSDKLNKIFSYGIIVLLHLIKRAAEKRSTKSWETSIFNSVKQIQRTNQRPKGKGYYLQEDELLETLEDAYESALRKAALEAFEGGYTADELCNLVNQDAVIREAMDLILGREN; encoded by the coding sequence ATGGAAGAATTATTAATTTTAAAGGAATTATTGCATGAAGGGAAGGTGTCAGAAGCTTTAGAGTTGGTGGAAGAGTTGGAGGAAATGAGTAAGTCTGATAAATTGAATAAAATTTTTAGTTATGGAATTATTGTTTTATTGCACTTGATTAAACGAGCGGCTGAAAAACGCTCTACTAAGTCTTGGGAAACTTCTATTTTTAATTCTGTTAAACAAATTCAACGCACTAATCAACGACCAAAGGGTAAGGGTTATTATTTACAAGAAGATGAATTATTGGAAACGCTGGAAGATGCTTATGAGTCGGCTTTAAGAAAGGCTGCTTTGGAAGCTTTTGAAGGAGGGTATACAGCAGATGAGTTATGTAATTTGGTAAATCAAGATGCGGTGATTCGAGAAGCTATGGATTTGATTTTGGGAAGAGAGAATTAG
- a CDS encoding fatty acid desaturase — translation MTTSTINTQQKAYNQDNSDLKLKDIVKTLPKECFQKNSLKAWTRVILSVLMVALGYFFLTISPWFLLPFAWIFTGTALTGFFVIAHDCGHRSFANRRWVNDLVGHIFLMPLIYPFHSWRIKHNYHHTHTNKLDEDNAWHPIRPEVFETWTPFRQSVFQGFMRNRFWWVGSVGHWAVVHFDWRNFKTKDQSSIKLSVAVVVLFAAIAFPLLIATTGIWGFVKFWLLPWLVYHFWMSTFTIVHHTFADVPFVETNKWNEALAQLAGTIHCDYPRWVEILCHDINVHVPHHISTAIPSYNLRLAYSSIKENWGDYLHDEFKFSWPLMKQITDQCQLYITDSGYQTFDEYYTK, via the coding sequence ATGACTACATCAACAATAAACACCCAACAAAAAGCTTACAACCAGGATAATTCCGACCTGAAGCTAAAAGATATTGTCAAAACCCTACCAAAGGAATGTTTTCAAAAAAATAGTCTTAAAGCCTGGACGAGGGTAATACTCAGTGTTTTGATGGTTGCCTTGGGCTACTTTTTCCTGACAATTAGTCCTTGGTTTCTCTTACCCTTTGCTTGGATTTTTACAGGCACTGCTTTAACGGGTTTTTTTGTAATTGCTCATGATTGTGGTCATCGTTCGTTTGCTAACCGTCGCTGGGTGAACGATTTGGTGGGGCACATCTTCTTAATGCCGTTGATTTACCCTTTTCATAGTTGGCGGATTAAACATAATTATCATCATACCCATACCAATAAGCTGGATGAGGACAATGCTTGGCATCCTATCAGGCCGGAAGTGTTTGAAACTTGGACGCCATTTAGACAGTCTGTTTTTCAAGGGTTCATGCGTAACCGCTTCTGGTGGGTAGGTTCCGTGGGACATTGGGCTGTAGTGCATTTTGATTGGCGGAATTTTAAAACTAAAGACCAATCCAGTATTAAACTTTCTGTGGCTGTAGTCGTACTGTTTGCAGCTATTGCTTTCCCTCTACTTATCGCTACAACTGGCATTTGGGGATTTGTTAAATTCTGGCTTTTACCTTGGCTGGTTTACCATTTTTGGATGAGTACTTTCACTATTGTTCACCACACATTTGCGGATGTTCCTTTTGTGGAAACGAACAAGTGGAATGAGGCTTTAGCACAGTTAGCTGGCACTATTCACTGTGATTATCCTCGCTGGGTTGAAATCCTCTGCCACGATATCAATGTCCATGTTCCTCATCATATTTCCACTGCTATTCCTTCTTATAATCTGCGTCTAGCTTATAGCAGCATTAAGGAAAACTGGGGTGATTATCTACATGATGAGTTTAAGTTTTCTTGGCCTTTAATGAAGCAAATTACAGACCAATGCCAACTGTACATAACTGACAGTGGCTATCAGACTTTTGACGAATATTACACAAAATAA